A genomic segment from Deltaproteobacteria bacterium encodes:
- a CDS encoding bifunctional 3,4-dihydroxy-2-butanone-4-phosphate synthase/GTP cyclohydrolase II has translation MSLSTIEEAIEDIRAGKMFILVDDEDRENEGDLTMAAEKVTPEAINFMARYGRGLICLALEEEQVNRLKLPMMTSRNTSRYGTAFTVSIEAKHGVTTGISAHDRATTILTAIADGSGPEDIAMPGHVFPLKAREGGVLVRAGQTEGSVDLARLAGLKPSAVICEIMKDDGTMARMPDLEVFSEKHGLKIVTIADLIAYRLRTESFVRREVETRLPSRFGGEWKFIAYSSIIDPNEHLALVLGDPEIRPDEEILVRVHSECLTGDVFGSLRCDCGLQLQRAMHQMAKEGRGILVYMRQEGRGIGLLNKLRAYCLQDQGRDTVEANRELGFKPDLRDYGVGAQILRDLGVRKMRLMTNNPKKIVGLEGYGMEVVERVPIEIPPHEENVSYLRCKREKMGHLLHI, from the coding sequence GTGACCTGACTATGGCTGCAGAAAAGGTGACCCCTGAGGCTATCAACTTTATGGCCAGGTATGGTCGCGGCCTGATCTGTCTGGCCCTTGAGGAAGAGCAGGTAAACAGGCTGAAGCTCCCGATGATGACTTCCCGGAATACATCGAGATACGGCACGGCCTTTACAGTATCCATAGAGGCTAAACATGGAGTCACAACCGGTATCTCTGCCCATGACAGGGCGACTACCATCCTGACTGCCATAGCAGACGGATCCGGGCCGGAGGATATTGCCATGCCGGGCCATGTCTTTCCATTAAAGGCAAGGGAAGGAGGGGTCCTGGTGAGGGCAGGCCAGACCGAGGGTTCAGTGGATCTTGCAAGGCTGGCAGGCCTGAAGCCCTCAGCGGTCATATGCGAGATCATGAAGGACGACGGGACAATGGCCAGGATGCCCGACCTCGAAGTCTTTTCCGAGAAACACGGCCTCAAGATCGTCACAATCGCGGACCTCATAGCCTATCGTCTCCGTACCGAAAGTTTTGTGCGCCGTGAAGTTGAGACCAGGCTGCCCTCCAGGTTTGGCGGAGAGTGGAAATTCATCGCCTATAGCAGCATCATTGACCCCAACGAGCACCTGGCCCTGGTGCTTGGTGATCCGGAAATCCGGCCGGATGAGGAAATTCTTGTACGGGTACACTCTGAATGTCTCACAGGAGACGTGTTTGGTTCTCTCAGGTGCGATTGCGGCCTGCAGTTGCAAAGGGCCATGCACCAGATGGCCAAAGAGGGCCGGGGTATCCTTGTCTACATGAGACAGGAGGGCCGGGGTATCGGTCTTCTCAATAAGCTGCGGGCTTACTGTTTACAGGATCAGGGCAGAGATACCGTGGAGGCCAACCGTGAACTGGGCTTCAAGCCGGATCTCAGGGACTATGGTGTCGGTGCCCAGATCTTGCGGGATCTCGGGGTGAGGAAGATGAGACTCATGACAAATAACCCCAAAAAGATTGTGGGGCTCGAGGGATATGGAATGGAGGTAGTGGAGAGGGTCCCTATCGAAATCCCGCCCCATGAGGAGAATGTGAGTTATCTGAGATGCAAGAGGGAAAAGATGGGACATCTTTTACATATTTAG